Proteins co-encoded in one Opitutus terrae PB90-1 genomic window:
- the rph gene encoding ribonuclease PH, with protein MPSPRSDGRHPDQLRPITFEANIAPYATGSVLVSFGSTRVICAAMIEPKVPLWMRQQGVRGGWLTAEYSMLPYSTLDRKPRDISKGKLDGRTVEIQRLIGRSLRAVVDLMKLGENTLWIDCDVLQADGGTRTASITGAYLATRLAVQRLVDAGKLAENPVLDSVAAVSAGVCGGQELLDLNYVEDKDAEVDANIVMTGRGQFVEMQSSGEEATFTHEQLLSLTALAQKGLKEIAALQTAFLTKCLLAR; from the coding sequence ATGCCTTCCCCGCGCTCCGACGGTCGCCATCCCGATCAGCTTCGCCCCATCACGTTCGAAGCGAACATCGCGCCCTACGCCACCGGCTCGGTGCTGGTGTCCTTCGGCTCCACGCGCGTGATCTGCGCCGCAATGATCGAGCCCAAGGTCCCGCTGTGGATGCGTCAGCAGGGCGTCCGGGGCGGCTGGCTCACCGCCGAGTATTCGATGCTCCCGTACTCGACCCTCGACCGCAAACCGCGCGACATCAGCAAGGGCAAGCTCGACGGGCGCACCGTCGAAATCCAGCGGCTCATCGGTCGTTCGCTGCGCGCCGTGGTCGATCTGATGAAGCTCGGCGAAAACACGCTGTGGATCGACTGCGACGTGCTGCAGGCCGACGGCGGCACGCGCACCGCTTCCATCACCGGCGCCTACCTCGCCACCCGGCTCGCGGTCCAGCGGCTCGTCGACGCCGGCAAGCTCGCGGAAAATCCCGTGCTCGATTCCGTCGCCGCCGTTTCTGCCGGGGTCTGCGGCGGACAGGAGCTGCTCGATTTGAACTACGTCGAGGACAAGGACGCGGAGGTCGACGCTAACATCGTGATGACCGGCCGCGGTCAGTTTGTGGAGATGCAGAGCTCGGGCGAGGAAGCGACGTTCACCCACGAGCAGCTGCTCAGCCTCACTGCGCTCGCCCAAAAAGGCCTGAAGGAAATCGCCGCGCTGCAGACCGCGTTCCTGACCAAGTGCCTGCTCGCGCGGTAG
- a CDS encoding urease accessory protein UreD, whose amino-acid sequence MDFAGHLHLRAAPRAFGHTALTLQSFRAPFHLSKPYWDYDSRVLLVQVVNPTAGILAGDRIESEITVDAGAALLITTPSASRVFRMDAGVATCRQHFTVAAGAWLEVMPGPLVPHRGSDYRQSTIVELTRGAGGFFVDQLMPGRAAHGEAWAWRRLCLEFECRLDGRLLVRERVDQSGEELRALAELAGSGAAACFANAILIPGAEADEDWRAAVEGLHRDGAWVGVSALREAGWSIKVIAPDGAYLRETLRAIRAVLAEAFPRMRCDPRRL is encoded by the coding sequence ATGGACTTCGCCGGCCATCTTCATCTGCGCGCGGCGCCGCGCGCGTTCGGGCACACGGCGCTGACCTTGCAGTCGTTTCGCGCGCCGTTTCACCTGAGCAAACCATATTGGGACTACGACAGCCGCGTGCTGCTGGTACAGGTGGTGAATCCAACCGCCGGCATCCTCGCGGGCGACCGGATCGAATCCGAGATCACGGTGGACGCCGGAGCCGCGCTGCTCATCACCACGCCCAGTGCGAGCCGGGTCTTTCGGATGGACGCCGGCGTCGCGACCTGCCGGCAGCATTTCACGGTGGCGGCGGGCGCGTGGCTGGAGGTCATGCCGGGGCCGTTGGTGCCGCATCGAGGATCCGATTACCGGCAGAGCACGATCGTGGAGCTCACGCGGGGCGCGGGCGGATTTTTTGTCGATCAACTGATGCCCGGCCGTGCGGCGCATGGCGAGGCGTGGGCGTGGCGGCGGCTCTGCCTCGAGTTCGAGTGCCGGCTCGACGGACGGCTGCTGGTGCGCGAACGGGTTGACCAGAGCGGCGAGGAATTGCGCGCGCTCGCGGAGCTGGCCGGCAGCGGAGCAGCGGCGTGCTTCGCGAACGCCATTCTGATCCCGGGTGCGGAGGCCGACGAGGACTGGCGCGCGGCGGTGGAGGGGCTGCACCGCGACGGGGCCTGGGTCGGAGTCAGCGCGCTGCGCGAAGCCGGCTGGAGCATCAAAGTCATCGCGCCCGATGGCGCGTACTTGCGTGAGACGTTGCGAGCGATCCGCGCCGTGCTGGCGGAGGCGTTTCCGCGGATGCGATGCGATCCGCGGAGGCTTTGA
- the ureG gene encoding urease accessory protein UreG, with amino-acid sequence MRTTTRRAPRVGIGGPVGSGKTMLCLKLCQRLRERLSMAVVTNDIYCSEDAQFLIRQSALPAARIAGVETGGCPHTAIRDDTTMNEQACRALEATFPELDLLLVESGGDNLTATFSPELVDAFIYVIDVAEGDKIPRKGGPAIRFSDLLIINKVDLAPLVGADLEVMARDATAQRGGRPFLLCDLKREHNLDAVIGWLEREVLFARTAAPVG; translated from the coding sequence ATGAGAACAACAACGAGGCGCGCGCCGCGGGTGGGCATCGGCGGCCCGGTGGGATCGGGCAAAACGATGCTCTGCCTGAAGCTTTGCCAGCGGCTGCGCGAGCGGCTCTCGATGGCGGTCGTGACGAACGACATCTATTGCTCCGAGGATGCGCAGTTCCTGATCCGGCAGAGCGCGCTGCCCGCCGCGCGCATCGCCGGCGTGGAGACGGGCGGCTGCCCGCACACGGCGATTCGCGACGACACCACGATGAACGAGCAGGCGTGTCGCGCGCTCGAGGCGACGTTTCCCGAACTCGACCTGCTGCTGGTGGAGAGCGGCGGGGACAATCTCACGGCGACGTTTTCGCCGGAGCTGGTCGATGCGTTCATCTACGTGATCGACGTGGCGGAAGGGGACAAAATTCCGCGCAAAGGCGGGCCGGCAATCCGGTTCAGCGATCTGCTGATCATCAACAAAGTCGACCTGGCGCCGCTGGTCGGCGCGGATCTCGAGGTGATGGCGCGCGATGCCACGGCGCAGCGCGGCGGGCGGCCATTTCTCCTCTGCGACCTCAAGCGGGAGCACAATCTCGACGCGGTGATCGGCTGGCTCGAGCGCGAGGTGCTGTTCGCGCGCACGGCGGCGCCCGTGGGCTGA
- a CDS encoding urease accessory protein UreF, whose product MSSVPAIDTEPPASDYAAAPLGWLGALLQTGDSFYPTGSYAHSFGLEGLVLAGVVKDRATLRAFLLHAVWPALHRSELPLAAHAWDALGAENWERVAQLSELSSALKTAREARTAAEAIGRQRAELLVALHAAPLAREYLARAAAARWPCSPAITAALEARVLGAPCEAMLIGLVYSALAAVLSAAMKLLRLGQNGCQTLLTDMLREAPVRVAAARRIPLGEIGWFNPWLDVAAARHERAETRMFIS is encoded by the coding sequence ATGAGCTCGGTCCCAGCCATCGACACTGAGCCGCCGGCGAGCGATTACGCGGCGGCCCCGCTTGGCTGGCTGGGCGCGCTGCTGCAAACGGGCGATTCGTTTTATCCGACGGGCAGCTATGCGCACTCGTTCGGACTCGAAGGCCTGGTGCTGGCGGGCGTCGTCAAAGACCGGGCGACGCTGCGCGCGTTTCTTCTTCACGCGGTGTGGCCGGCGTTGCATCGGTCCGAGTTGCCCCTGGCCGCCCATGCGTGGGACGCATTGGGCGCGGAGAATTGGGAGCGCGTCGCACAACTTTCCGAGTTGTCGTCTGCGCTGAAGACGGCACGCGAAGCGAGAACGGCGGCCGAGGCGATCGGCCGGCAACGCGCGGAGTTGCTGGTCGCGTTGCACGCTGCGCCGCTGGCGCGCGAGTATCTGGCGCGAGCAGCCGCGGCACGATGGCCATGTTCGCCGGCGATCACGGCGGCGCTCGAGGCGCGCGTGTTGGGCGCGCCCTGTGAGGCGATGCTGATCGGCCTCGTCTATTCGGCGCTGGCCGCGGTGCTGTCGGCGGCGATGAAGCTGCTCCGGCTCGGCCAGAATGGCTGCCAGACGCTGCTCACGGACATGCTGCGCGAGGCGCCGGTGCGTGTGGCGGCGGCGCGCCGGATTCCGCTCGGCGAGATCGGCTGGTTCAACCCATGGCTCGATGTCGCGGCGGCGCGGCACGAGCGGGCGGAGACGCGGATGTTCATCAGCTGA
- a CDS encoding urease accessory protein UreE has protein sequence MLTLIHGPVAAPDETLPEIALRAERGAVVKRIWRGRAEDGAEFGFELAAPLADGATVFQSATARYVLRQDPEPVLEIPLDLPPSAAAGVGWAIGNLHLSLAAEPERLLTADEPATRALLERLRVPFRATCAVFRPGRFARGHQSPHELGPSHRH, from the coding sequence ATGCTCACCCTGATCCACGGTCCTGTGGCCGCGCCCGACGAGACGCTGCCCGAGATTGCCTTGCGCGCGGAGCGCGGCGCGGTCGTCAAACGAATCTGGCGCGGTCGCGCGGAGGACGGAGCGGAGTTTGGCTTTGAGCTGGCCGCGCCGCTCGCGGACGGCGCGACGGTGTTCCAGTCGGCAACCGCGCGGTATGTCTTGCGCCAGGATCCCGAGCCCGTGCTGGAAATCCCGCTCGACCTGCCGCCCTCGGCCGCGGCCGGCGTGGGATGGGCGATCGGCAATTTGCATCTGAGCCTCGCGGCCGAGCCGGAGCGCCTCCTCACCGCTGACGAACCGGCAACGCGAGCACTGCTGGAGCGCCTGCGAGTTCCGTTTCGCGCGACGTGTGCCGTGTTTCGGCCAGGGCGCTTTGCGCGTGGCCACCAATCCCCCCATGAGCTCGGTCCCAGCCATCGACACTGA
- a CDS encoding YchJ family protein produces MSDCPCGSGLSFEACCGPIIAGAPAPTAEALMRSRYTAYARHAFEHLERSLSAAQRKDYSADDAKRWSEQSEWLGLSILHTEKGGPADTEGLVRFSARFKSDGQEHEHLETALFSREGGNWVYTGQQPEVGHTVRRETPKIGRNDPCPCGSGKKYKKCCGAA; encoded by the coding sequence ATGAGTGACTGTCCTTGTGGCTCCGGTCTGAGTTTCGAAGCGTGTTGCGGCCCGATCATCGCGGGCGCGCCGGCCCCGACGGCGGAAGCGTTGATGCGCTCGCGTTATACCGCTTACGCGCGGCACGCGTTCGAACACCTGGAGCGGTCGCTGTCCGCTGCGCAGCGGAAAGACTATTCCGCCGACGATGCGAAACGCTGGTCGGAGCAATCGGAGTGGTTGGGCCTGAGCATCCTGCACACCGAGAAAGGCGGGCCGGCGGACACCGAGGGGCTGGTCCGGTTCTCGGCGCGGTTCAAGTCCGACGGCCAGGAGCACGAGCATCTCGAGACGGCGCTCTTCAGCCGGGAGGGCGGCAACTGGGTTTATACCGGCCAGCAGCCGGAAGTCGGCCACACGGTGCGGCGGGAAACGCCGAAGATCGGTCGCAACGACCCGTGTCCCTGCGGCAGTGGCAAGAAATACAAGAAGTGCTGCGGCGCCGCGTGA
- the murI gene encoding glutamate racemase, with amino-acid sequence MIGVFDSGFGGLTVLASLLKTLPRYDYLFLADSARAPYGARSADVINEFTLEAVEWLFDQGCPLVVLACNTASARALRNLQQLHLPAHRPDRRVLGVVRPSVEALAGLPPGAIPGETAPSLATGTVAVLGTASTIASDSYAIELQKLAPGLTLIQQPCPMWVPLVEAGELDGPGAEYFLRRSLEPVLNRAPLPQRLLLGCTHYPLLLPAIRRLVPASVEILDQGEIVATRLADWLQRHRDHEARLTRNGTRRFVTTDDPAWFAQRGEKLLGRPLHAERVHLRARG; translated from the coding sequence ATGATCGGCGTGTTCGATTCCGGTTTCGGCGGCCTGACGGTACTCGCGTCCTTGCTGAAGACGCTGCCGCGCTACGACTATCTGTTTCTCGCCGACAGCGCCCGCGCGCCCTATGGAGCGCGCAGCGCCGACGTGATCAACGAGTTCACCCTCGAAGCAGTGGAATGGCTGTTCGACCAAGGCTGCCCGCTGGTCGTGCTGGCCTGCAACACGGCCTCCGCGCGCGCACTCCGCAACCTCCAGCAACTCCACCTGCCAGCGCATCGCCCGGACCGCCGCGTCCTGGGCGTGGTCCGTCCCTCGGTCGAGGCGCTCGCCGGATTGCCGCCAGGCGCCATTCCCGGCGAAACCGCGCCGTCCCTCGCCACAGGCACCGTGGCAGTTCTCGGCACCGCCAGCACGATCGCCTCCGACTCCTACGCGATCGAGCTGCAGAAACTCGCCCCCGGGCTCACCTTGATCCAACAGCCCTGTCCGATGTGGGTACCGCTGGTGGAAGCCGGAGAATTGGACGGTCCCGGCGCCGAGTATTTCCTCCGGCGTTCTCTCGAACCCGTGCTGAACCGCGCGCCGCTTCCGCAGCGATTGCTCCTCGGCTGCACGCACTATCCCCTGCTGCTGCCGGCGATCCGCCGGCTGGTTCCCGCTTCGGTCGAAATTCTCGACCAAGGGGAAATCGTCGCCACGCGGCTCGCCGACTGGCTGCAGCGCCATCGTGATCACGAGGCGCGGTTGACGCGGAATGGCACCCGGCGGTTTGTGACGACCGATGATCCCGCCTGGTTCGCCCAGCGCGGCGAAAAACTGCTCGGTCGCCCGCTGCACGCCGAGCGCGTACACCTGCGCGCGCGCGGATGA
- a CDS encoding GH36-type glycosyl hydrolase domain-containing protein has translation MPPLAAQRPDRFATAAASGFGLVELRTHSPLIAQVLPSGALFAFRHDTLLLNQLLPGPAEDGLARLLLRWRAAGDETGSARSDGAARQPACWAPLIGSGVSFARLDDTTAVWQTEPLPGLACETRLTLHPSLPAWAWRIRLRNQTPHALRLDALHAQDLGLADEAAVRNNEAYTSQYIDLLPIADEQLGWVVLARQNQPASGGRQPWLALGCLQGGSAFCTDGWQFFGADHRLTGEPAALRMAQLPSRRLQYEGALAGLQSRGEVVPAGATQEIVFVARFVADHPAASTAADVTLLREALPGFADRPTAAGPREVSRPVPTLFCTAPWWHGDEPGRSELAKWFPESHRHVERDQDGRILSFFSGEHTHVVTRTKEAGVLRPHGHVLRSGDPSWNDEQQFGVTAYAAGIFAAQTYLGNSSLTRLLPVVRNALGLVRGSGQRVFVRHADGWRQLGLPSVFALTPQEVRWIYQFGSDRIEARLWCSRESPAVFLELQVHEGRPREFLVTHQLALGANEFEHPGDVVLHRAGSWIQCRPSSASLAYQQVPGTCFAIAAAEPASGIVLGGDELIWADATPRNSPYVALRTPAVSRCGIIQAGTTQGSLALPALVASVRAEFARRRDHSDDYAFGLKLSHGGDVRVARMNEVLPWFDQNASIHFSAPRGLEQYGGAAWGVRDVCQGSIEWLLASGRLAIARRTLITVFGQQYFGAGAEADLTGTWPQWFMFPPFQFIQHAHSHGDVCFWPVKALCDYVEASNDLAVLNEHADYTSPKDFAPADRPETIWAHCDRVIAHAESRFVAGTALVNYGDGDWDDTLQPADPAMRSRMISAWTVALSYQTWLQLHRVAVRVGDAARASRLAALLERIRADFSRYLMPAGIVAGFLVTDSEVGARGRPLLHPEDQRTGIRYRLLPMTRSILAELFTPAEAAQHLSLIEKELRYPDGVRLMSEPATYHGGRETLFKRADTAANVGREIGLQYVHAHLRYAEALAKLGEAERFWWALQVVNPVALAASVPHAAPRQSNVYFSSSDADFADRYEAAARWTELREGRVAVRGGWRLYSSGPGLFLHKVRTCLLGLRESFDTFLFDPVLPRELDGLVAHARVLDRPAELHYRVRARGFGPKRISLNGDALPSLGRETNRYRDGGLRVDRALLLARLTAPLNRVEIEL, from the coding sequence ATGCCGCCGCTCGCAGCTCAGCGCCCGGACCGTTTCGCCACTGCGGCTGCCAGCGGATTCGGATTGGTCGAGCTGCGCACCCACTCGCCGCTGATCGCGCAGGTGTTGCCGAGCGGGGCGCTCTTCGCGTTCCGCCACGACACGCTGCTGCTGAATCAACTGCTGCCCGGACCCGCGGAGGACGGACTGGCTCGGCTCCTCCTGCGGTGGCGCGCCGCAGGTGACGAAACCGGCAGCGCGCGGAGCGACGGCGCGGCGCGCCAACCCGCCTGCTGGGCTCCTTTGATCGGAAGCGGCGTGAGTTTCGCACGACTCGATGACACCACGGCCGTGTGGCAGACCGAACCGCTGCCGGGCCTCGCCTGTGAGACGCGGCTGACGCTGCATCCATCGCTGCCCGCCTGGGCCTGGCGGATCCGCCTGCGCAATCAGACGCCGCACGCGCTGCGCTTGGACGCACTTCACGCGCAGGATCTCGGGCTCGCCGACGAGGCTGCGGTCCGCAACAACGAAGCTTACACCTCGCAGTATATCGACCTCCTGCCGATCGCCGACGAACAACTGGGGTGGGTGGTTCTCGCCCGGCAAAATCAGCCGGCATCGGGCGGGCGTCAGCCCTGGTTGGCTTTGGGCTGCCTGCAGGGTGGAAGCGCGTTCTGCACCGATGGATGGCAGTTCTTTGGCGCGGACCACCGCTTGACGGGTGAACCGGCCGCGCTCCGCATGGCCCAGCTGCCGTCACGCCGGCTCCAATACGAGGGCGCGCTCGCCGGCCTGCAAAGCCGGGGCGAGGTCGTGCCGGCCGGAGCGACCCAGGAGATCGTCTTTGTGGCCCGCTTCGTCGCGGATCACCCGGCCGCCTCCACCGCCGCAGACGTGACGTTGCTGCGTGAAGCGCTGCCCGGATTCGCCGATCGGCCCACGGCGGCAGGTCCGCGGGAAGTGTCCCGCCCCGTGCCCACGCTTTTCTGCACGGCCCCGTGGTGGCACGGCGATGAGCCGGGCCGCTCCGAGCTGGCGAAGTGGTTTCCCGAATCGCATCGCCACGTCGAGAGGGACCAGGACGGGCGCATCCTGTCGTTTTTTTCCGGCGAACACACCCACGTCGTGACGCGCACGAAGGAAGCGGGTGTGCTACGCCCGCACGGCCATGTGCTGCGGTCCGGTGATCCGTCATGGAACGACGAGCAGCAGTTTGGCGTCACCGCCTACGCCGCGGGGATTTTCGCCGCCCAGACCTACCTCGGAAACTCAAGCCTAACGCGATTGCTGCCCGTCGTCCGCAACGCCTTGGGACTCGTGCGCGGATCCGGCCAGCGCGTTTTTGTGCGTCACGCCGACGGATGGCGGCAACTCGGGCTCCCGTCGGTTTTCGCCCTGACGCCGCAAGAGGTGCGGTGGATCTACCAATTCGGGTCGGACCGCATCGAAGCGCGGCTGTGGTGCTCGCGCGAATCGCCGGCCGTGTTCCTCGAACTGCAGGTGCACGAGGGCCGTCCGCGCGAGTTTCTCGTCACGCACCAACTCGCGCTCGGCGCGAACGAATTCGAGCACCCGGGAGACGTCGTGTTGCATCGCGCCGGGAGCTGGATCCAATGCCGCCCGTCAAGCGCAAGCCTGGCGTACCAGCAGGTCCCCGGCACCTGCTTCGCCATCGCCGCCGCGGAGCCAGCGAGCGGCATCGTGCTCGGCGGCGACGAGCTGATCTGGGCCGATGCGACGCCGCGCAACAGCCCCTATGTGGCGCTGCGCACGCCGGCGGTGAGCCGCTGCGGAATCATCCAAGCGGGCACGACGCAGGGCAGCCTCGCGCTGCCCGCGCTCGTGGCCAGTGTTCGCGCGGAATTCGCGCGACGACGCGATCATTCGGACGACTACGCTTTCGGCCTCAAACTCAGCCACGGCGGCGACGTCCGCGTGGCGCGAATGAACGAGGTGCTGCCCTGGTTCGACCAGAACGCGTCGATCCATTTTTCCGCGCCGCGCGGGTTGGAGCAATACGGCGGCGCCGCCTGGGGCGTGCGCGACGTCTGCCAGGGTTCGATCGAATGGCTCCTCGCCAGCGGCCGGCTCGCGATCGCGCGACGCACGCTGATCACGGTGTTTGGCCAACAGTATTTCGGCGCCGGTGCCGAGGCGGATCTCACCGGGACGTGGCCGCAGTGGTTCATGTTTCCTCCGTTCCAGTTCATCCAGCACGCGCACAGCCACGGCGACGTCTGTTTCTGGCCGGTCAAGGCGCTGTGCGACTACGTCGAGGCGAGCAACGATCTCGCGGTGCTCAACGAGCACGCCGATTACACGAGCCCGAAGGATTTCGCGCCCGCCGATCGTCCCGAAACGATCTGGGCTCACTGCGATCGCGTCATCGCGCACGCGGAGTCGCGCTTCGTCGCGGGCACGGCGCTCGTCAACTATGGCGATGGCGATTGGGACGATACCCTGCAGCCGGCTGATCCGGCGATGCGGTCGCGAATGATCAGCGCGTGGACCGTGGCGCTATCCTACCAGACGTGGCTTCAGCTTCACCGCGTCGCCGTGCGGGTGGGCGACGCCGCACGCGCGTCCCGACTCGCGGCCCTGCTCGAGCGAATCAGGGCCGACTTTTCCCGGTATCTCATGCCCGCCGGTATCGTCGCCGGGTTTCTCGTCACCGACTCCGAGGTGGGAGCCCGCGGGCGACCGCTGTTGCATCCGGAGGACCAGCGCACGGGCATCCGTTACCGGCTCCTGCCGATGACGCGCTCGATCCTGGCCGAGCTCTTCACGCCCGCGGAAGCAGCGCAACACCTGAGCCTCATCGAAAAGGAGCTTCGCTATCCCGACGGCGTGCGACTGATGAGTGAACCGGCCACCTACCACGGCGGACGCGAGACGCTGTTCAAGCGCGCCGACACGGCGGCCAATGTCGGCCGCGAAATCGGACTCCAGTATGTGCACGCTCATCTCCGCTACGCCGAGGCGCTCGCCAAACTCGGCGAAGCCGAGCGGTTCTGGTGGGCCTTGCAGGTGGTGAATCCGGTCGCGCTCGCCGCGTCGGTTCCCCATGCCGCGCCGCGGCAGAGCAATGTCTATTTCTCCAGCTCCGACGCCGATTTCGCCGACCGCTATGAGGCGGCCGCGCGCTGGACGGAGTTGCGCGAGGGACGCGTCGCGGTGCGCGGCGGCTGGCGCCTCTACTCCAGCGGGCCGGGCTTGTTTCTCCACAAGGTGCGCACGTGCCTGCTCGGGCTCCGCGAATCCTTCGACACGTTCCTGTTCGATCCGGTGCTGCCGCGCGAACTCGATGGTCTTGTGGCACACGCGCGCGTGCTGGACCGGCCGGCGGAGTTGCACTACCGCGTCCGAGCCCGCGGCTTCGGGCCGAAACGAATTTCCCTCAACGGCGACGCGCTCCCGAGTCTCGGGCGGGAGACGAACCGTTACCGTGACGGCGGTCTGCGCGTCGACCGTGCCTTGCTGTTGGCGCGGCTCACCGCTCCGCTGAATCGAGTCGAAATCGAACTCTAG
- a CDS encoding MFS transporter codes for MIAPPRHTTAPADRVPVQQKIAYGLGAIVTIVAVNSVVQLTSLVYVVGLGISAIWIGYAQAFPRLWDALVDPFLGNLSDNSRSRFGRRIPFLVVGGVLIGVAFWLLWTVPRDWSKPAMFTYFVVASLFFYTVVPIYAIPHGALGMEMTDDYHEKTSIFAYASFIGNVGAIALPWIYFLANRPVFGGDTVNGIKWVCMGMSVILTIAAMVCAFVCKERKFQQASTQQRVPIIESFKTTYRNGTFVRLVTAFVLLIVAFQLVMGFNNYITIFYLYGGNTDAASRLMAHNGTLWAAIGIAGVFPMTWIAKRFGKRHAVLFALALIIGGNLVKIVCYNRDYPYLTMIPTMCLSLGMVIAFSLVNAMIADICDEDELASGLRREGIYFAVYNWWWKVAVSIATVLSGYLQRLTGFVEGAPTQTEATLFSLRAWEIGLPPALCLLSVWLLLKYPLTEARAYEIKAILEQRKATDPAGA; via the coding sequence ATGATCGCGCCACCCCGCCATACGACCGCGCCCGCCGATCGGGTCCCCGTCCAGCAGAAGATCGCCTACGGGCTGGGCGCGATCGTCACGATCGTCGCGGTCAACTCCGTCGTTCAACTCACCAGCCTGGTTTATGTGGTGGGCTTGGGCATCAGCGCCATCTGGATCGGCTATGCGCAGGCGTTCCCGCGCTTGTGGGACGCCTTGGTGGATCCGTTTCTGGGCAACCTCTCCGACAACTCCCGCTCGCGCTTTGGCCGGCGCATCCCGTTCCTCGTCGTCGGCGGCGTGTTGATCGGCGTCGCGTTCTGGCTGCTGTGGACGGTGCCGCGCGATTGGAGCAAGCCCGCGATGTTCACCTATTTCGTCGTCGCGTCCTTGTTCTTCTACACGGTCGTCCCGATCTATGCGATTCCGCACGGCGCGCTCGGGATGGAGATGACCGACGACTACCACGAGAAGACGAGCATCTTCGCCTACGCCAGTTTCATCGGCAACGTCGGCGCCATCGCACTCCCGTGGATCTATTTCCTCGCCAATCGCCCCGTCTTCGGCGGCGACACGGTGAACGGCATCAAATGGGTCTGCATGGGCATGAGCGTGATCCTCACCATCGCCGCGATGGTGTGCGCCTTCGTCTGCAAGGAGCGGAAGTTTCAACAGGCGAGCACGCAACAACGCGTGCCCATCATCGAGAGCTTCAAGACAACCTACCGCAACGGAACGTTCGTCCGGCTCGTGACCGCGTTCGTGCTGCTCATCGTGGCCTTCCAGCTGGTGATGGGCTTCAACAACTACATCACGATTTTCTACCTCTACGGCGGCAACACCGACGCGGCGTCGCGGCTCATGGCGCACAACGGCACCTTGTGGGCGGCGATCGGCATCGCGGGCGTTTTTCCGATGACGTGGATCGCGAAACGTTTCGGCAAGCGCCACGCGGTCCTTTTCGCGCTGGCCCTGATCATCGGCGGCAACCTCGTCAAAATCGTCTGCTACAACCGCGACTATCCGTATCTCACGATGATCCCGACGATGTGCCTCTCGCTCGGTATGGTCATCGCGTTCTCGCTCGTGAACGCGATGATCGCCGACATCTGCGACGAGGACGAACTTGCCTCCGGCCTGCGCCGCGAAGGCATCTACTTCGCGGTCTACAACTGGTGGTGGAAGGTGGCGGTCTCGATCGCCACCGTACTCAGCGGTTATCTGCAGCGCCTGACGGGCTTCGTCGAAGGCGCGCCGACGCAGACCGAGGCCACGCTGTTTTCGCTGCGCGCCTGGGAAATCGGCCTGCCGCCGGCGCTTTGCCTCCTCAGCGTCTGGCTGCTGCTCAAGTATCCTCTCACGGAAGCGCGCGCCTACGAGATCAAGGCGATCCTCGAGCAGCGGAAGGCGACCGACCCCGCCGGCGCGTAG